The following proteins are co-located in the Halarcobacter sp. genome:
- a CDS encoding site-specific integrase: MNKRIKTSKTGVYYRESISNGKPDKTYYITYKDLNNKTKEIKLGKFSEGIRENYCYQKRNEIITKIRLGEEPPAAAKNKKAKKVLLDDIQEKYFKTRKEGKSKDSDYSTFKKHLKPFFYEKDLESITKEDIRKLQTKIKESKNQKLLPLSDKTVHNILTILKSITSFAIKEELLKNNYIKYIELESIRNTRDRYLTLEEINKLYKYLEDNPRLFLFTKIALTTGTRLASILYISKKDIDFSNQLITLYDLKKDQEGRISYKSFLTKELTILLEKWCENLNFNDRIFSDKPTTIQRQMLDILNKLFNEGLDKEDRKNRAVVHTLRHTFASHLAINGTPIFTIQKLMNHSDIKMTLRYAKLSPDSGKDAISNLNF; this comes from the coding sequence ATGAATAAAAGAATAAAAACTTCTAAAACTGGCGTATATTATAGAGAATCTATTTCAAATGGAAAACCTGACAAAACTTATTATATCACATATAAAGATTTAAATAACAAGACAAAAGAAATTAAACTAGGTAAATTTTCAGAAGGGATTAGAGAAAACTATTGCTATCAGAAAAGAAATGAAATCATTACTAAAATAAGACTAGGTGAAGAGCCACCTGCTGCAGCGAAGAATAAAAAAGCTAAAAAAGTATTATTAGATGATATTCAAGAAAAGTATTTTAAAACGAGAAAAGAAGGGAAAAGCAAAGATAGTGATTATTCTACGTTTAAAAAACATCTTAAACCCTTTTTTTATGAAAAAGATCTTGAAAGTATTACAAAGGAAGATATTCGAAAACTTCAAACGAAAATAAAAGAGTCAAAAAACCAAAAGCTATTGCCTTTATCAGATAAAACTGTTCATAATATACTTACCATTCTTAAATCTATTACTAGTTTTGCAATTAAAGAAGAGCTATTAAAAAACAACTATATTAAGTATATTGAACTAGAATCAATCAGAAACACTAGAGATCGATATTTGACATTAGAAGAGATAAATAAATTATACAAATATCTAGAAGATAATCCAAGACTTTTTTTATTTACAAAAATTGCTTTAACAACAGGAACAAGATTAGCTTCAATTCTATATATTTCTAAAAAAGATATAGATTTTAGTAATCAACTTATTACTTTATATGATTTAAAAAAAGATCAGGAAGGAAGAATATCATATAAAAGTTTTTTAACCAAAGAACTTACTATTTTACTTGAGAAATGGTGTGAAAACCTAAATTTCAATGATAGAATATTTTCAGACAAACCAACAACAATACAAAGACAAATGTTAGATATTTTAAATAAACTATTTAATGAAGGACTAGATAAAGAAGATAGAAAGAATAGAGCGGTGGTTCATACTCTTAGGCATACTTTTGCATCACATCTTGCTATTAATGGAACCCCTATTTTTACCATACAAAAACTTATGAATCATAGTGATATAAAAATGACTCTTAGATATGCTAAGTTATCTCCTGATAGTGGTAAAGATGCAATAAGCAATTTAAACTTTTGA
- the nhaA gene encoding Na+/H+ antiporter NhaA, whose amino-acid sequence MKTIIAKYLNKELFSGVLLISMILLAISLKNSTFEPSYKNFLNTQISIEFSNLFLIKRTVIQWVNNGLMSIFFLLIGLEIKRELLTGHLSSASKVALPAIAALGGMIFPAILFIFFNFGDQIALKGWAIPTATDIAFVLILLTILGNKIPTSLKIFLMTLAVFDDIGAILIIALFYSSELSLSSLVFAFFSIVILFLLNYFEVKKLGFYFLVGIFLWFFILNSGIHATLAGIILAFAVPLKSKTNQNKETSPSKILEHHSRFWVNYYILPLFIFLNTGIDLSELTLKNLTTNLSLGIIFGLFIGKQLGVFLFTYFCVKLKISKLPALSNWMHIYGAAILTGVGFTMCIFVDTLAFEGYNYISDLNKIAIFIGSILSAMIGFIILKNSNIKNNS is encoded by the coding sequence ATGAAAACAATTATTGCTAAATATTTAAATAAAGAATTGTTTTCAGGAGTTTTACTCATATCAATGATTTTATTAGCTATAAGTTTAAAAAACTCCACTTTTGAACCATCTTATAAGAATTTTTTAAATACTCAAATCTCTATAGAATTTTCTAATCTATTTTTAATCAAAAGAACCGTAATACAATGGGTAAATAATGGTCTAATGTCAATTTTCTTTCTTCTAATAGGTTTAGAAATAAAAAGAGAATTATTGACTGGTCACTTATCTTCTGCATCGAAAGTAGCACTACCTGCAATCGCAGCATTAGGTGGTATGATTTTCCCTGCAATATTGTTTATTTTTTTTAATTTTGGAGATCAAATTGCCTTAAAAGGTTGGGCTATACCAACTGCAACTGATATTGCTTTTGTTTTAATACTTTTAACAATATTGGGAAATAAAATCCCCACTTCATTAAAAATATTTTTAATGACACTCGCTGTTTTTGATGATATTGGTGCTATTTTGATTATTGCACTATTTTATAGTTCAGAACTCTCTCTTTCATCTTTAGTTTTTGCTTTTTTTTCAATTGTTATTTTATTTTTATTAAACTATTTTGAAGTCAAAAAATTAGGCTTTTATTTTCTTGTTGGAATCTTTTTATGGTTTTTTATTTTAAACTCAGGTATTCATGCAACACTAGCTGGAATCATTTTGGCCTTTGCAGTACCTCTAAAAAGTAAAACTAACCAAAATAAAGAAACTTCCCCTTCAAAAATATTAGAACACCATAGTAGATTTTGGGTAAATTACTACATTCTTCCACTATTTATTTTTTTAAATACAGGAATTGACTTAAGTGAACTAACCTTAAAAAACCTAACCACAAACTTATCTTTAGGGATAATCTTTGGTCTGTTTATAGGAAAACAGTTAGGTGTATTTTTATTTACATACTTTTGTGTAAAACTAAAAATATCAAAACTACCCGCCCTGTCAAACTGGATGCATATCTACGGAGCAGCAATCTTAACAGGAGTAGGATTTACAATGTGTATCTTTGTCGATACCCTAGCTTTTGAAGGATATAATTATATTTCAGACCTCAATAAAATTGCAATATTTATAGGTTCAATACTATCTGCAATGATAGGCTTTATTATTTTGAAAAATTCTAATATTAAAAATAATAGTTGA